The Xanthomonas sp. DAR 34887 genome has a segment encoding these proteins:
- a CDS encoding ABC transporter permease, with protein sequence MHIRPILSSLRKHKIAALLIVLEIAFSCAVVCNALFLIGIRLQNIQRPTGVAESQLVYIKVGNILGQSDAAALTREDLDALRRIPGVRNASIINQPLFGSSIGASGVSLGPDQQRATLSATNYFGDAQLLDTLGLKLVEGRRFNADEFLDYAHLMDPNDKAVVPSVILSKTLAQRLFPGQSAVGKSIYVYGQQRVVGVVERLVQPRDYGSGMDYESAMLFPVNMPYTRGTYVLRVDDPAQRDAVQQQARKLLLAHGPRRMIRDDRSVSLEQARAHYYRNDRAMAWLLVGVCAMLLLITALGIVGLASFWVQQRTKQIGVRRALGATRGQVLRYFQLENFLLASAGIGLGMLLAYAANLWLMNAYELPRLPLWYLPVGALALWLLGQLAVLGPARRATRVPPAVATRSA encoded by the coding sequence GTGCATATCCGCCCCATCCTCTCCAGCTTGCGCAAGCACAAGATCGCCGCATTGCTCATCGTGCTGGAGATCGCCTTCAGCTGCGCTGTGGTATGCAACGCGCTGTTCCTGATCGGAATCCGCCTGCAGAACATCCAGCGCCCCACCGGCGTGGCGGAATCGCAGCTGGTCTACATCAAGGTCGGCAACATCCTCGGGCAAAGCGATGCCGCCGCGCTCACCCGCGAGGACCTGGACGCGCTGCGGCGCATTCCCGGCGTGCGCAACGCCAGCATCATCAACCAGCCGCTGTTCGGCAGCTCGATCGGCGCCAGCGGCGTCTCGCTCGGCCCGGACCAGCAACGCGCCACGCTGAGCGCCACCAACTACTTCGGCGACGCGCAGTTGCTCGACACGCTGGGACTGAAACTGGTGGAAGGCCGGCGCTTCAACGCAGACGAATTTCTCGACTACGCGCACCTGATGGACCCGAACGACAAGGCCGTGGTGCCGTCGGTAATCCTGAGCAAGACCCTCGCCCAGCGCCTGTTTCCCGGGCAGTCGGCGGTCGGAAAGTCGATCTACGTGTACGGCCAGCAACGGGTGGTGGGCGTGGTCGAGCGCCTGGTGCAACCGCGCGACTACGGCTCCGGCATGGACTACGAAAGCGCGATGCTGTTCCCGGTGAACATGCCCTACACCCGCGGCACCTACGTGCTGCGCGTGGATGATCCGGCGCAGCGCGACGCGGTGCAGCAGCAGGCGCGCAAGCTGTTGCTCGCGCACGGGCCGCGCCGCATGATCCGCGACGACCGCAGCGTGTCCCTGGAACAGGCGCGCGCGCACTACTACCGCAACGACCGCGCGATGGCCTGGCTGCTGGTCGGGGTGTGCGCGATGCTGCTGCTGATCACCGCGCTGGGCATCGTCGGCCTGGCCAGCTTCTGGGTGCAGCAGCGCACCAAGCAGATCGGCGTGCGCCGCGCGCTCGGCGCCACCCGCGGCCAGGTACTGCGCTATTTCCAGCTGGAGAACTTCCTGCTCGCCAGCGCCGGGATCGGCCTGGGCATGCTGCTGGCCTATGCCGCCAATCTGTGGCTGATGAACGCCTACGAACTGCCACGGCTGCCGCTGTGGTATCTGCCGGTCGGCGCGCTGGCGCTGTGGCTGCTCGGCCAGCTCGCGGTGCTCGGGCCGGCGCGCCGCGCCACCCGCGTACCGCCGGCGGTGGCCACGCGCAGCGCCTGA
- a CDS encoding ABC transporter permease, protein MFGYYFRLALRSFRRNKVLTALMVLAIALGIGASMTTLTVFYVLSGDPIPQKSDKLFYVQVDAQPKAGFQPGEEPDFQNTRYDAEALLREKRAKRQALMTGGSVAVEPLKSGLKPFKSEVRFTSADFFPMFDTPFLYGHGWTGTEDERHERVAVISKKLNEKLYDGADSVGRELRMDQNTFRIVGVLDTWEPNPRFYDLTNTYGSDEQAYLPFSVAMDLKMDRNGSMNCFGDNGGDQTGLNAPCSWIQYWAELESPAQAAEYKAYLENYSNQQRAAGRFQRPNNVRLRNVMQWLDHNEVVPGDVRLQLWLAMGFLLVCLLNTVGLLLAKFLRRSGEIGVRRALGASRRAIFAQCLVEAGTIGLAGGIAGLGLAVLGLWAVRQQPTGYAKLAHLDPSMLALTFALALVASLLAGLLPSWRAIQVAPALQLKSS, encoded by the coding sequence ATGTTCGGCTATTACTTCCGCCTCGCCTTGCGCAGCTTCCGCCGCAACAAGGTCCTCACCGCGCTGATGGTGCTGGCCATCGCGCTGGGCATCGGCGCCAGCATGACCACGCTGACCGTGTTCTACGTACTCTCGGGCGATCCGATCCCGCAGAAGAGCGACAAGCTGTTCTACGTGCAGGTGGACGCGCAGCCGAAGGCCGGCTTCCAGCCCGGCGAGGAGCCGGACTTCCAGAACACGCGCTACGACGCCGAAGCGCTGCTGCGCGAGAAGCGGGCCAAGCGACAGGCGCTGATGACCGGCGGGTCGGTGGCGGTGGAACCGCTCAAGAGCGGGCTGAAACCGTTCAAGTCGGAGGTGCGCTTCACCTCGGCGGACTTCTTCCCGATGTTCGACACGCCGTTCCTGTACGGCCATGGCTGGACCGGCACCGAAGACGAGCGCCATGAGCGCGTGGCGGTGATCAGCAAGAAGCTCAACGAAAAGCTGTACGACGGCGCCGACAGCGTCGGCCGCGAACTGCGCATGGACCAGAACACCTTCCGCATCGTCGGCGTGCTGGATACGTGGGAGCCCAATCCGCGCTTCTACGACCTCACCAACACCTACGGCTCGGACGAGCAGGCCTACCTGCCGTTCTCGGTGGCGATGGACCTGAAGATGGACCGCAACGGCAGCATGAACTGCTTCGGCGACAACGGCGGCGACCAGACCGGGCTGAACGCCCCCTGCTCCTGGATCCAGTACTGGGCGGAACTGGAGAGCCCGGCGCAGGCCGCCGAGTACAAGGCCTACCTGGAAAATTATTCCAACCAGCAGCGGGCCGCCGGCCGCTTCCAGCGCCCGAACAACGTGCGCCTGCGCAACGTGATGCAGTGGCTGGACCACAACGAAGTGGTGCCGGGCGACGTGCGCCTGCAGCTGTGGCTGGCGATGGGCTTCCTGCTGGTGTGCCTGCTCAACACCGTGGGCCTGTTGCTGGCCAAGTTCCTGCGCCGCAGCGGCGAGATCGGCGTGCGCCGCGCGCTGGGCGCCTCGCGCCGCGCGATCTTCGCGCAATGCCTGGTGGAGGCCGGCACCATCGGCCTGGCCGGCGGCATCGCCGGTCTCGGCCTGGCCGTGCTCGGACTGTGGGCGGTCCGCCAGCAACCCACCGGCTACGCCAAGCTGGCCCACCTCGATCCCAGCATGCTCGCGCTGACCTTCGCCCTGGCCCTGGTCGCCAGCCTGCTGGCGGGCCTGCTGCCGTCGTGGCGCGCGATCCAGGTCGCGCCGGCGCTGCAACTCAAATCGTCCTGA
- a CDS encoding ABC transporter permease: MQIAPILRALSRHRIAATLIALEVALACAVLCNAFFLIGNRLDLMHLDSGVDEAALGLVSLSGCDGCNNLDLNARVLDAVRRIPGVRAAGTINTVPFAPAVGNSGICLDQACTQVGGVPHFYLASPGAVAALGLKPDSGRAFDDTDYQPIARFVPAAADVWITRTLATHLWPGQDPLGREFWAGGHFRVVGTLPHLARPDPGRSEDGAIGSDWSVLIPVREAAQSGTYVLRADPRELPRVIEQARAAVTRAAPDAVLDGEYSKPVNELRQRYFQSDRAMAKLLVAVIAAMLLVTALGIVGLASFWVQQRTRQIGIRRALGATRRDILQHFHTENLLIVGAGVALGMLLAYAGNVLLMRFFELDRLPALYLPAGAALLCALGQFAVLGPALRAAAVPPATATRSA; the protein is encoded by the coding sequence ATGCAGATCGCCCCCATCCTGCGCGCCCTTTCCCGCCACCGTATCGCCGCGACGCTGATCGCGCTGGAAGTGGCGCTGGCCTGCGCCGTGCTGTGCAACGCGTTCTTCCTGATCGGCAACCGGCTGGATCTGATGCACCTGGACAGCGGCGTCGACGAAGCCGCGCTGGGGCTGGTGTCCCTGTCCGGCTGCGACGGTTGCAACAACCTCGATCTCAATGCGCGCGTGCTCGATGCCGTGCGCCGCATCCCCGGGGTGCGCGCGGCAGGCACCATCAACACCGTCCCGTTCGCGCCGGCGGTCGGCAACAGCGGCATCTGTCTGGACCAGGCCTGCACCCAGGTCGGCGGCGTGCCGCACTTCTACCTGGCCAGCCCCGGCGCCGTTGCCGCGCTGGGCCTGAAGCCCGACAGCGGCCGCGCGTTCGACGACACCGACTACCAGCCGATCGCGCGTTTCGTCCCGGCGGCGGCCGACGTGTGGATCACCCGCACCCTGGCCACCCACCTGTGGCCGGGCCAGGATCCGCTGGGCCGAGAATTCTGGGCCGGCGGCCACTTTCGCGTGGTCGGCACGCTGCCGCATCTGGCCCGGCCCGATCCCGGCCGCAGCGAGGATGGCGCGATCGGCAGCGACTGGTCGGTGCTGATCCCGGTGCGCGAGGCGGCGCAATCCGGCACCTACGTCCTGCGCGCCGATCCGCGCGAGCTGCCGCGGGTGATCGAACAGGCACGCGCAGCGGTGACGCGCGCCGCGCCCGACGCGGTCCTGGACGGCGAGTACAGCAAGCCGGTGAACGAACTGCGCCAGCGCTATTTCCAGAGCGACCGGGCCATGGCCAAGCTGCTGGTGGCGGTCATCGCCGCGATGCTGCTGGTGACCGCGCTGGGCATCGTCGGCCTGGCCAGTTTCTGGGTGCAGCAACGCACCCGGCAGATCGGCATCCGCCGCGCGTTGGGCGCCACCCGCCGCGACATCCTGCAGCACTTCCACACCGAGAACCTGCTCATCGTCGGCGCCGGCGTGGCGCTGGGCATGCTGCTGGCCTATGCCGGCAATGTCCTGCTGATGCGCTTCTTCGAACTGGACCGGCTGCCGGCCCTCTACCTGCCCGCCGGTGCGGCGCTGCTGTGCGCGCTCGGCCAGTTCGCCGTGCTCGGCCCTGCATTGCGCGCCGCCGCCGTCCCACCCGCCACCGCCACCCGTAGCGCCTGA
- a CDS encoding ABC transporter ATP-binding protein translates to MLEMRSVSKVFRTEQVETHALRSLDLHVREGEFVAVTGPSGSGKTTFLNIAGLLETFTSGQYVLDGQDVSNLNDDARSRMRNQKIGFIFQGFNLIPDLNLFDNVDVPLRYRGMAAAERKQRIEEALGRVGLGSRMKHYPSELSGGQQQRAAIARALAGSPRLLLADEPTGNLDSQMARGVMELLEEINAQGSTIVMVTHDPELAARAQRNVHIVDGQATDLQREPVLGRSVSNAAAND, encoded by the coding sequence ATGCTCGAAATGCGCTCTGTCTCCAAGGTCTTCCGTACCGAACAGGTCGAGACGCACGCGTTGCGCTCGCTGGATCTGCATGTGCGCGAGGGCGAATTCGTCGCCGTCACCGGGCCGTCCGGCTCCGGCAAGACCACCTTCCTCAACATCGCCGGGCTGCTGGAGACCTTCACCAGCGGCCAGTACGTGCTCGATGGCCAGGACGTCAGCAACCTCAACGACGACGCGCGCTCGCGCATGCGCAACCAGAAGATCGGTTTCATCTTCCAGGGCTTCAACCTGATCCCCGATCTCAACCTGTTCGACAACGTCGATGTGCCGCTGCGCTACCGCGGCATGGCCGCGGCCGAGCGCAAGCAGCGCATCGAAGAGGCGCTGGGCAGGGTCGGGCTGGGTTCGCGGATGAAGCACTACCCGTCCGAGCTGTCCGGCGGCCAGCAACAGCGTGCGGCGATCGCGCGTGCGCTGGCCGGCAGCCCACGCCTGCTGCTGGCCGACGAGCCGACCGGCAACCTGGATTCGCAGATGGCGCGCGGGGTGATGGAGCTGCTGGAAGAGATCAACGCGCAGGGCTCGACCATCGTCATGGTCACCCACGATCCGGAACTGGCCGCGCGCGCGCAGCGCAACGTGCACATCGTCGACGGCCAGGCCACCGACCTGCAGCGCGAGCCGGTGCTGGGGCGCAGTGTCAGCAACGCAGCGGCCAATGACTGA
- a CDS encoding ABC transporter permease: MFGYYCKLALHSFGRNRLLTALMVLAIAVGIGASMTTLTVFHVLAADPIPGKSAQLFYVEMNVYPDEKYEPSSDEPLQLTRRDAEALLRDKRGDRQAMMSAGGVTVVPVKAEQTPSNVEARFTSADFFSMFAVPMRYGHAWSAEDDTRHARVVVLSRKLNDQLFGDVDSTGRDVQVGENLLRVVGVTEEWSMNPRFYDLTNTEYGDSEDIFIPFSTSRDLKMGASGSMECWGSSSDGQDSENAPCAWLQYWVELADAGKRAAYRDYLDSYARQQHDAGRFSHPAEVRLSDVMTWLDRNHAVPADVRLQLWLALVFLGICLLNTVGLMLAKFLRQGGEIGVRRALGASRRAIFAQHLVEAAMIGALGGAIGLLFAWIGLWLVRQQPADYAGLAHMDGSMLLTALALTLGSSLLAGALPAWQAMRVQTALQLKSQ, from the coding sequence ATGTTCGGCTATTACTGCAAACTGGCACTGCACAGCTTCGGCCGCAACCGGCTGCTCACCGCCTTGATGGTGCTGGCCATCGCGGTCGGCATCGGCGCGTCGATGACCACGCTGACCGTGTTCCACGTGCTGGCCGCCGATCCGATCCCGGGCAAGAGCGCGCAGCTGTTCTACGTGGAGATGAACGTCTATCCGGACGAAAAGTACGAACCCTCCAGCGACGAGCCGCTGCAGCTGACCCGGCGCGATGCCGAGGCGCTGTTGCGCGACAAGCGCGGCGATCGCCAGGCGATGATGTCCGCCGGCGGCGTCACCGTGGTGCCGGTCAAGGCCGAGCAGACCCCCTCCAACGTCGAGGCGCGTTTCACCTCGGCCGACTTCTTCTCGATGTTCGCGGTGCCGATGCGCTACGGCCATGCCTGGAGCGCGGAGGACGACACGCGGCACGCGCGTGTGGTGGTGCTCTCGCGCAAGCTCAACGATCAGTTGTTCGGCGACGTGGACAGCACCGGGCGCGACGTGCAGGTCGGCGAAAACCTGCTTCGCGTCGTCGGCGTGACCGAGGAGTGGAGCATGAACCCGCGCTTCTACGATCTGACCAACACCGAATATGGCGACAGCGAGGACATCTTCATCCCGTTCTCGACCTCGCGCGACCTGAAGATGGGAGCGAGCGGCAGCATGGAATGCTGGGGCAGCAGCAGCGATGGCCAAGACAGCGAGAACGCGCCTTGCGCGTGGCTCCAGTACTGGGTGGAACTCGCCGACGCCGGCAAGCGCGCCGCCTACCGCGATTACCTGGACAGCTACGCGCGCCAGCAACACGATGCCGGCCGTTTCAGCCATCCGGCCGAGGTGCGCCTGAGCGATGTGATGACCTGGCTGGACCGTAATCACGCGGTTCCTGCCGACGTGCGCCTGCAGCTGTGGCTGGCGCTGGTGTTCCTCGGCATCTGCCTGCTCAACACCGTCGGCCTGATGCTGGCCAAGTTCCTGCGCCAGGGCGGCGAAATCGGCGTGCGGCGCGCGCTCGGTGCGTCGCGGCGCGCGATCTTCGCCCAACACCTAGTGGAAGCGGCCATGATCGGCGCGCTTGGCGGCGCGATCGGCCTGCTGTTCGCCTGGATCGGCCTGTGGCTGGTGCGGCAGCAGCCGGCCGACTATGCCGGGCTGGCGCACATGGACGGCAGCATGCTGCTGACCGCACTGGCGCTGACCCTGGGCAGCAGCCTGCTGGCCGGCGCGCTGCCGGCGTGGCAGGCCATGCGCGTGCAGACCGCACTGCAACTCAAGTCGCAGTGA
- a CDS encoding ABC transporter permease, translating to MDIRPILSTLRRHKTAAALIVLEIALACAIVCNALFLIGNRIETLHRPSGIAESELVTISLGGIGQQVNAAARTREDLAALRAVPGVRSATLLNQVPFVHYSWNTSLALTPDQERPTLNAAQYMAEEGTLRTLGLQLAAGRDFAPDEYLDLETAQTDKTVQKKGTAVILNRATAEKMFPGQNALGKTVYTGPFPLRVVGIVDTLARPTATSGLAEINYAMLLPLRLNYTDGLYVLRVTDPTRRQEVLASATAALMKVDNSRLVLKQQTYAEIRDAYFQGDRAMVWLLGAVCIALLIVTALGIVGLASFWVQQRTKQIGIRRALGATRGQILRYFQTENFLLASTGIVLGMLLAYAINQWLMGKYELPRLPLYYLPFGAITLWLLGQLAVFAPARRAAAVPPAVATRSA from the coding sequence ATGGACATCCGCCCCATTCTTTCCACCCTGCGCCGGCACAAGACCGCCGCCGCGCTGATCGTGCTCGAGATCGCGCTGGCCTGCGCGATCGTGTGCAACGCCCTGTTCCTGATCGGCAACCGCATCGAGACCCTGCACCGGCCCAGCGGCATCGCCGAATCGGAACTGGTGACGATCTCGCTGGGCGGCATCGGCCAGCAGGTCAACGCCGCCGCGCGGACCCGCGAGGACCTGGCCGCGTTGCGCGCCGTACCCGGCGTGCGCAGCGCGACCCTGCTCAACCAGGTGCCGTTCGTGCACTACTCCTGGAACACCAGCCTGGCGCTGACCCCGGACCAGGAGCGTCCCACCCTCAACGCGGCGCAGTACATGGCCGAGGAAGGCACGCTGCGGACCTTGGGATTGCAGCTGGCGGCAGGACGCGACTTCGCGCCCGACGAATACCTGGATCTGGAAACCGCACAAACCGACAAGACAGTGCAGAAAAAGGGCACCGCGGTGATCCTCAACCGCGCCACCGCGGAAAAGATGTTCCCCGGGCAGAACGCCCTGGGCAAGACGGTCTATACCGGGCCGTTTCCCCTGCGCGTGGTCGGCATCGTCGACACGCTGGCGCGGCCGACCGCGACCAGCGGCCTGGCCGAAATCAACTACGCGATGCTGCTGCCGTTGCGCCTGAACTACACCGACGGCCTGTACGTGCTGCGGGTCACCGATCCGACGCGGCGCCAGGAAGTGCTGGCCTCGGCGACGGCGGCGCTGATGAAGGTGGACAACAGCCGCCTGGTGCTGAAGCAGCAGACCTACGCCGAGATCCGCGACGCCTATTTCCAGGGCGACCGCGCGATGGTGTGGCTGCTCGGGGCGGTGTGCATCGCGTTGCTGATCGTGACCGCGCTGGGCATCGTCGGCCTGGCCAGCTTCTGGGTGCAGCAGCGCACCAAGCAGATCGGCATCCGCCGCGCGCTCGGCGCCACCCGCGGGCAGATCCTGCGCTACTTCCAGACCGAGAACTTCCTGCTCGCCAGCACCGGCATCGTGCTCGGCATGCTGCTGGCGTATGCGATCAACCAGTGGCTGATGGGCAAGTACGAACTGCCGCGGCTGCCGCTGTACTACCTGCCGTTCGGCGCGATCACGCTGTGGCTGCTCGGCCAGCTCGCGGTGTTCGCGCCGGCGCGCCGCGCCGCGGCGGTGCCGCCGGCGGTGGCGACGCGCAGCGCTTAA
- a CDS encoding ABC transporter permease, with amino-acid sequence MLGYYLHLALRSLRRSPVLTALMVLSIAVGIGAAMTTLTVMRLLSGDPLPGHSQRIFYPQLDPRPAGSTGRQPFDKLDYPSAMDLWKTGRADRQAIVAESQIKLRAPEREGPAFMAQMLSTQADFFPMFQVPFAYGSGWRARDDQDRARVVVISADLNNTLFEGRNSVGQSLLVRGNAVRIVGVLAPWRPSPQFYTLAGGSFAHGDTGSFYGKPQDVFAPLSTSLEINDGHIEPWTCFGTPAQPLDLRSAPCVWVQLWVQLDTPAKVADYRRLLADYAAQQRAAGRIGRADTAHLLSLPQWLDHNRVVPGDVRLQSWLAVAFLGLCLFNSVGLLLAKFLRRGGEIGVRRALGASRHAIFAQCLTEASIIGLIGGTGGWLLTLLGLWSVRQQPAAYADLAHLDLLAFAGTFVLAVGCSVAAGLFPALRASRIAPALQLKTL; translated from the coding sequence ATGCTCGGCTACTACCTGCATCTCGCACTGCGCAGCCTGCGCCGCAGCCCGGTGTTGACCGCGTTGATGGTGCTGTCCATCGCCGTCGGCATCGGCGCGGCGATGACCACGCTGACGGTGATGCGGCTGTTGTCCGGCGATCCCTTGCCCGGGCACAGCCAGCGCATCTTCTATCCTCAGCTCGATCCTCGCCCTGCCGGCAGCACCGGCCGGCAGCCGTTCGACAAGCTCGACTATCCCAGCGCGATGGATCTGTGGAAGACCGGGCGTGCCGATCGCCAGGCCATCGTGGCCGAGAGCCAGATCAAGCTGCGCGCGCCCGAACGCGAAGGCCCCGCGTTCATGGCGCAGATGCTGTCCACCCAGGCCGATTTCTTTCCGATGTTCCAGGTGCCGTTCGCCTACGGCAGCGGCTGGCGCGCGCGGGACGACCAGGACCGCGCGCGGGTGGTGGTGATCTCGGCCGATCTCAATAACACGTTGTTCGAAGGCCGCAACAGCGTCGGGCAGAGCCTGCTGGTACGCGGCAATGCGGTGCGCATCGTCGGCGTGCTGGCGCCCTGGCGGCCATCGCCGCAGTTCTACACGCTGGCCGGCGGCAGCTTCGCCCATGGCGATACCGGCAGCTTCTACGGCAAGCCGCAGGACGTGTTCGCGCCGCTGTCCACCAGCCTGGAGATCAACGACGGCCACATCGAGCCGTGGACCTGCTTCGGCACGCCGGCCCAGCCGCTGGATCTGCGCAGCGCGCCATGCGTGTGGGTGCAGTTGTGGGTGCAGTTGGATACGCCGGCCAAGGTGGCCGACTACCGCCGCCTGCTGGCCGACTACGCCGCCCAGCAGCGCGCGGCCGGACGCATCGGCCGCGCGGACACCGCGCACCTGCTGTCCTTGCCGCAATGGCTGGACCACAACCGCGTGGTGCCCGGCGACGTGCGCCTGCAGAGCTGGCTGGCCGTGGCGTTTCTGGGCTTGTGCCTGTTCAACAGCGTCGGCCTGCTGCTGGCCAAGTTCCTGCGGCGCGGCGGCGAGATCGGCGTGCGCCGCGCGCTGGGCGCGTCCCGCCACGCGATCTTCGCCCAGTGCCTGACCGAAGCCAGCATCATCGGCCTGATCGGCGGCACCGGCGGCTGGCTGCTGACCCTGCTGGGCCTGTGGAGCGTGCGCCAGCAGCCAGCCGCCTACGCCGATCTGGCGCATCTGGACCTGCTGGCCTTCGCCGGCACCTTCGTCCTGGCCGTCGGCTGCAGCGTGGCGGCCGGCCTGTTCCCGGCTTTGCGCGCGAGCCGGATCGCGCCGGCGCTGCAACTCAAGACCCTGTGA
- a CDS encoding efflux RND transporter periplasmic adaptor subunit yields MIRDTSAQDQVLARPRSAAWRRWFWPALIALAVLLGIAFAARGWIAGSRSFDAQRVRIATVSRGDLVRDISADGRLIAANSPTLYAISGGTVTLKVVAGDVVKQGQELAEIDSPELRSKLAQEEATLAGLEAEAGRADLDAVLARANASKLVDQAQIERQAASRDLERYQRGYDGGAVPQVELAKAQDTLKKADIAMSHAQKDSGLQTQGAGLDARNKRLLAERQRAVVTEVKRQVDLLTLRSPFDGQVGQVQVSQHTNVAANAPVLSVVDLSKFELEIKVPESFARDLAIGMPAQLTSGAGEPFAGAISAVSPEVVNGEVNARIRFTDKQPPGLRQSQRMSARVLLDTRKNVLKVERGPFVEQSGGRYAYVMDGNSAIRRPVELGVTSLGEVEVRSGLQPGDRVVVSGSDLFGEAPQVTVH; encoded by the coding sequence ATGATCCGCGACACTTCCGCCCAGGACCAGGTTCTCGCCCGTCCCCGCTCCGCCGCCTGGCGCCGCTGGTTCTGGCCCGCGCTGATCGCGCTGGCGGTGCTGCTCGGCATCGCCTTCGCCGCGCGCGGCTGGATCGCCGGCAGCCGTTCGTTCGACGCGCAGCGCGTGCGCATCGCCACGGTCAGCCGCGGCGACCTGGTCCGCGACATCTCCGCCGACGGGCGCCTGATCGCCGCCAACAGCCCCACCCTGTACGCGATCTCCGGCGGCACCGTGACCTTGAAGGTGGTGGCCGGCGATGTGGTCAAGCAGGGCCAGGAGCTGGCCGAGATCGACAGCCCGGAACTGCGTAGCAAGCTCGCCCAGGAAGAAGCCACCCTGGCCGGCCTGGAAGCGGAGGCCGGCCGCGCCGACCTGGACGCGGTGCTGGCGCGTGCCAACGCCAGCAAGCTGGTCGACCAGGCGCAGATCGAACGGCAGGCCGCCAGCCGCGACCTGGAGCGCTACCAGCGCGGCTACGACGGCGGCGCGGTGCCGCAGGTGGAGCTGGCCAAGGCGCAGGACACGCTGAAGAAGGCCGACATCGCGATGAGCCATGCGCAGAAGGACTCCGGCCTGCAGACGCAGGGGGCGGGGCTGGACGCGCGCAACAAGCGCCTGCTGGCCGAGCGCCAGCGCGCGGTGGTCACCGAGGTGAAGCGCCAGGTGGACCTGCTGACCCTGCGCTCGCCGTTCGACGGCCAGGTCGGCCAGGTGCAGGTGTCGCAGCACACCAACGTCGCCGCCAACGCGCCGGTGCTGAGCGTGGTGGATCTGTCCAAGTTCGAATTGGAGATCAAGGTGCCGGAGAGCTTCGCCCGCGACCTTGCGATCGGCATGCCGGCGCAGCTGACCAGCGGTGCCGGCGAACCGTTCGCCGGCGCGATCTCGGCGGTGTCGCCGGAAGTGGTCAACGGCGAGGTCAACGCGCGCATCCGCTTCACCGACAAGCAGCCGCCCGGCCTGCGCCAGAGCCAGCGCATGAGCGCGCGGGTGCTGCTGGATACCCGCAAGAACGTGCTCAAGGTCGAGCGCGGCCCGTTCGTCGAGCAATCCGGCGGCCGCTACGCCTACGTGATGGACGGCAACTCGGCGATCCGCCGCCCGGTGGAGCTCGGCGTCACCAGCCTGGGCGAGGTCGAGGTGCGGTCGGGCCTGCAGCCGGGCGACCGTGTCGTGGTCTCCGGCAGCGACCTGTTCGGCGAGGCGCCGCAGGTGACGGTGCATTGA